A stretch of the bacterium SCSIO 12827 genome encodes the following:
- a CDS encoding aldolase has product MTPENKQRDEIALLGKSLFDRGMTYASSGNISVRTEDGGWLMTPSGSCLGRLDPERISKLDKDGNHVSGDKPTIETFLHMAVYDQRATAKAIVHLHSTHSVAVSCLKEVNPKNVLPPITAYYVMKVGTLPLIPFFPPGSVDLAKAVKEMASDHHAVLLANHGPVVAGKTLADAVYATEELEETARLYLMLRGLDTTFLSPEQVAELKARFPG; this is encoded by the coding sequence ATGACCCCGGAAAACAAACAGCGCGACGAGATTGCTCTTCTTGGAAAATCCCTGTTCGACCGGGGCATGACCTATGCATCGTCCGGCAACATCAGCGTGCGGACGGAAGACGGCGGCTGGCTGATGACGCCGTCCGGATCCTGCCTGGGACGGCTTGACCCGGAACGCATTTCCAAGCTCGACAAGGACGGCAATCACGTCAGTGGCGACAAGCCGACCATCGAGACCTTCCTGCACATGGCCGTCTACGATCAGCGCGCCACGGCCAAGGCCATCGTGCACCTGCATTCGACCCATTCGGTCGCCGTCAGTTGTTTGAAGGAAGTGAACCCGAAGAACGTGCTGCCGCCGATCACCGCCTATTACGTGATGAAGGTCGGCACCCTGCCGCTGATCCCGTTCTTTCCGCCAGGCAGCGTTGACCTGGCCAAGGCCGTCAAGGAAATGGCGTCGGACCACCACGCGGTATTGCTTGCCAACCACGGGCCCGTGGTCGCCGGCAAGACGCTGGCTGATGCGGTCTACGCGACGGAAGAACTTGAGGAAACGGCGCGGCTCTACCTCATGCTGCGCGGGCTCGACACCACGTTCCTTTCGCCGGAACAGGTCGCCGAATTGAAGGCGCGCTTTCCAGGTTGA
- a CDS encoding MFS transporter, whose amino-acid sequence MSEVHDGRLTGQFYDLATGDEDARLCRDIPEEQCREQPVNFLAQTAAQALSKTGDALADTKVVLPWLLGTMGAPAAFAGLLVPIRESLALMPQILVGGVIRQFPRRKAFWAVASIAQGACILAMAGAAVAGLEGMAAGWTVTTLVVLFSLARGVASIAAKDVLGKTVSKGRRGRVSGHAATIAGLAAGAVGTYLMLSPAATRPDWLLYALVAGAGICWFVAAAVYLRIVEHPGAVSGGRGINDLVREQVSILAKDRQLQRFLATRALMISTALVGPLYVTLAQQQTGLGLDGLGWLIIASGLSAALSSSFWGILSDRSSRATMALAATIAGALGPVALLALTHMPGIAGSIIFYAAILFVLGVAHAGVRIGRKTHVVDLAGGDRKAEYVALSNTVIGILLLGTGALTGALMGISITAAIGTLSVLALLGAGLAMTMANVQE is encoded by the coding sequence ATGTCGGAGGTTCACGATGGCAGGCTGACCGGTCAGTTCTACGATCTCGCGACCGGCGACGAGGACGCCCGTCTGTGCCGTGACATCCCGGAAGAACAATGCCGCGAACAACCCGTCAATTTTCTTGCCCAGACGGCGGCCCAGGCCCTCAGCAAGACCGGCGACGCTTTGGCCGACACCAAGGTCGTCCTGCCCTGGCTTTTAGGCACGATGGGCGCGCCCGCCGCCTTCGCGGGACTGCTTGTTCCGATCCGGGAATCGCTGGCGTTGATGCCGCAAATACTGGTCGGCGGCGTCATCCGCCAGTTCCCCCGGCGCAAGGCGTTCTGGGCCGTCGCCTCGATCGCGCAGGGGGCATGCATCCTGGCCATGGCCGGCGCGGCCGTTGCGGGTCTGGAGGGCATGGCGGCGGGATGGACGGTGACCACGCTGGTGGTGCTGTTCAGTCTGGCGCGCGGCGTCGCGTCCATCGCCGCCAAGGACGTTCTGGGCAAGACCGTGTCCAAGGGCCGTCGCGGGCGCGTCAGCGGACATGCCGCCACGATTGCCGGGCTCGCTGCCGGGGCCGTGGGCACCTACCTGATGCTGAGCCCCGCCGCGACCCGGCCTGACTGGCTGCTCTATGCCCTTGTCGCCGGTGCCGGAATCTGCTGGTTCGTCGCGGCGGCGGTCTATCTTCGGATTGTCGAGCATCCCGGCGCCGTTAGCGGCGGGCGCGGCATCAACGATCTGGTGCGCGAACAGGTCTCGATCCTGGCCAAGGACCGGCAGTTGCAGCGGTTTCTGGCGACCCGGGCCTTGATGATTTCGACAGCGTTGGTGGGCCCGCTTTACGTGACCCTGGCACAGCAGCAAACGGGCCTGGGGCTTGATGGCTTGGGCTGGCTGATCATCGCTTCGGGTCTGTCCGCAGCGCTTAGTTCGTCGTTCTGGGGCATTCTCTCCGATCGTTCCTCCCGCGCCACAATGGCCCTGGCGGCGACGATCGCGGGCGCGCTCGGCCCCGTGGCGCTGCTGGCCCTGACGCATATGCCCGGCATTGCCGGCTCAATCATCTTTTACGCTGCCATTCTATTCGTGCTGGGCGTCGCCCATGCCGGCGTACGCATCGGGCGCAAAACCCACGTCGTCGACCTTGCGGGCGGTGACCGCAAGGCCGAGTACGTCGCGCTGAGCAACACCGTGATCGGCATACTGTTGCTGGGAACCGGCGCGCTGACGGGGGCCTTGATGGGGATCAGCATCACGGCGGCGATCGGAACGCTGTCAGTGCTCGCCCTGTTGGGCGCGGGCCTGGCCATGACGATGGCCAACGTCCAGGAATGA
- a CDS encoding enoyl-CoA hydratase/isomerase family protein, whose protein sequence is MTTPADDQGAVRLTRNGAVAHLIFDRPQARNAMTWTMYEGLADACDEIMDDPSVRVAVFRGAGGKAFVAGTDIAQFGAFSSGDDGLAYEDKVETYISRVERLPMPTLCVVEGWAVGGGMAIANACDFRIATTGSRFGVPIARTLGNCLSAQNLRALTETLGLPMVKRMLMLAEMPEAEELLGHGYLLAVAEADGIDALQAELVEKLLGHAPVTMRVTKEALRRLGTDLTPDDRDLIHAAYGSRDFKHGVESFVAKQKPAWKGV, encoded by the coding sequence ATGACCACTCCCGCAGACGACCAAGGTGCCGTGCGCCTGACCCGTAACGGCGCCGTTGCCCATCTGATTTTCGACCGGCCGCAGGCCCGCAACGCCATGACCTGGACCATGTACGAAGGCCTGGCCGATGCCTGCGACGAGATCATGGACGATCCCTCCGTGCGGGTCGCTGTGTTCCGGGGGGCGGGCGGCAAGGCTTTCGTCGCCGGCACGGATATCGCCCAATTCGGGGCCTTTTCCTCGGGCGATGACGGCCTAGCTTATGAGGATAAGGTCGAGACCTATATCTCCCGCGTCGAACGCCTGCCGATGCCGACCCTCTGCGTGGTCGAAGGCTGGGCTGTCGGGGGCGGCATGGCGATCGCCAACGCCTGCGATTTCCGCATCGCCACGACGGGATCGCGGTTCGGCGTGCCCATCGCGCGCACGCTGGGCAACTGTCTGTCGGCGCAGAACCTGCGCGCGTTGACGGAAACCCTAGGTCTGCCCATGGTCAAGCGCATGCTGATGCTGGCGGAAATGCCCGAAGCGGAGGAACTTCTGGGCCATGGCTACCTGCTGGCCGTTGCGGAGGCCGACGGCATCGATGCCCTGCAGGCGGAGCTTGTCGAAAAGCTGCTGGGCCACGCGCCGGTGACCATGCGTGTGACCAAGGAGGCCCTGCGCCGACTGGGCACCGATCTGACCCCCGACGACCGCGACCTGATTCATGCCGCCTACGGCAGCCGCGATTTCAAGCACGGCGTCGAAAGCTTCGTCGCCAAGCAGAAGCCGGCGTGGAAGGGCGTCTGA
- a CDS encoding phosphotransferase family protein: MRILATERLSGGAIQENHRLEIDVAGGPWPGRHDLVLRRDAASAVATSHSRAEEFALLKAAHMAGVAVPAPCVLCEDLDILGVPFFLMHRVMGEARGSRLVKEAPSADLVYAIGANLARIHSITPQGADLAFLGPLPKDPARAAVAQYRAYLDALPDPHPAVEWGLAWLSDHAPDPSAIVLCHRDYRIGNLMIAHEETGGTLSATLDWEFAGWSDPLEDIGWFLAKCWRFGRWEEEAGGLGPRDAFLAGYEDASGRTVDPATVTYWEVMAHVRWAVIALQQAWRHVSGEEPSLELALTAHVVPELEAEILAMTGEGT, translated from the coding sequence ATGCGCATTTTGGCGACGGAACGTCTGTCCGGCGGGGCGATCCAGGAAAACCATCGGCTGGAAATCGACGTCGCCGGCGGTCCCTGGCCCGGCCGTCACGATCTTGTCCTGCGCCGGGACGCGGCCTCCGCCGTCGCCACCAGCCATTCCCGGGCCGAGGAATTCGCACTGTTGAAGGCCGCACACATGGCCGGGGTCGCCGTGCCGGCCCCTTGCGTTCTGTGCGAGGACCTGGACATTCTGGGGGTGCCGTTCTTTCTCATGCATCGGGTGATGGGCGAGGCCCGGGGCAGCCGGCTGGTCAAGGAAGCGCCCAGCGCGGATCTGGTCTACGCCATCGGCGCCAACCTGGCGCGCATTCACAGCATCACGCCGCAGGGCGCCGACCTGGCCTTTCTCGGCCCACTGCCCAAGGACCCAGCCCGCGCCGCCGTGGCACAGTACCGTGCCTATCTGGATGCCCTGCCCGACCCCCATCCCGCCGTCGAATGGGGCTTGGCCTGGCTTTCCGATCATGCCCCCGATCCCAGCGCCATCGTGCTGTGCCACCGCGACTACCGCATCGGCAACCTGATGATTGCACATGAAGAAACAGGCGGCACCCTGTCCGCGACCCTGGATTGGGAATTTGCCGGCTGGTCCGATCCGCTGGAGGATATCGGCTGGTTCCTCGCCAAATGCTGGCGCTTCGGGCGCTGGGAGGAAGAAGCCGGCGGCCTGGGCCCGCGGGACGCCTTCCTCGCGGGTTATGAAGACGCCTCGGGCCGCACGGTCGACCCCGCCACCGTCACCTATTGGGAGGTCATGGCCCATGTGCGCTGGGCGGTGATCGCCCTGCAGCAGGCCTGGCGGCATGTATCGGGCGAGGAGCCGTCCCTCGAACTGGCGCTGACCGCCCATGTGGTGCCGGAACTCGAGGCGGAAATTCTCGCCATGACGGGAGAAGGCACATGA
- a CDS encoding PAS domain S-box protein produces MMNAQVLYQLDDQPFLDRLIGSMGDGFSFHAWAGAVDDICQDNGEEWPRLLLLGAGDRDPVGTAVGLRYSGAKLPIVILNDAFSAGGQEQSQKFQDLPVSDTAVLSTADPKAVADHIRERIHILQCRRAAIGSLRHAEQDLPNRHSFQDAHHSFLDDLLEHAPIGILLISDQGMVHSINRFGLEMLGLDERDLTRRHIRDVLPGCNLDGGAVADPSQRHSVQPMVRELTIGAYPESTRHLSVRIVPAATTAGGAPEFMALVSDVTSEVRAREIAQKASDQKSWLVEFMSHELRTPLNAILGFAQLLTINGGNGLDDKQEKYIENMIKAGNHQLNLINHVLEQSRSDDGAFNLRVTPISVLELVTESVSLVDMLAHQRDITIFVDDVAANLTVNGDDFRVKQCLLNLLGNAIKYNRAGGRIMIGARRVGDGFIRIWVKDTGTGVAESHLEEVFTRYHRTSDALSSRVEGDGIGLALCKQLIELMNGQIGVDSVLGDGSTFWFELPAVK; encoded by the coding sequence ATGATGAACGCGCAAGTGCTCTATCAACTCGACGATCAACCATTCTTGGACCGCCTGATCGGCTCCATGGGCGATGGATTCTCTTTTCATGCATGGGCTGGGGCGGTCGACGACATCTGTCAGGACAATGGCGAAGAGTGGCCAAGATTGCTTTTGTTGGGCGCGGGAGATCGTGATCCTGTCGGAACAGCCGTTGGATTGCGTTACTCGGGCGCCAAATTGCCGATCGTCATATTGAATGATGCTTTCAGCGCTGGCGGCCAGGAGCAGTCTCAAAAGTTTCAGGACCTGCCAGTCAGCGATACAGCCGTACTCTCAACAGCCGACCCGAAGGCCGTTGCGGATCATATTCGTGAGCGCATTCACATTCTGCAATGCCGCCGCGCAGCCATTGGGTCGCTCCGCCACGCCGAACAGGACTTGCCGAACCGACACAGCTTTCAGGATGCCCATCATTCGTTTCTCGACGACCTGCTGGAGCATGCGCCGATTGGAATTCTGCTGATCAGTGATCAGGGAATGGTCCATTCGATCAACAGGTTCGGATTGGAGATGCTCGGTTTGGATGAGCGGGACCTTACCCGACGCCATATTCGTGATGTGCTGCCTGGCTGTAATCTGGATGGCGGCGCCGTTGCGGACCCGAGCCAGAGGCATTCGGTGCAGCCCATGGTGCGGGAATTGACGATCGGCGCCTATCCAGAAAGCACTCGGCACCTGTCCGTACGGATCGTACCGGCGGCGACCACGGCTGGCGGCGCGCCTGAATTCATGGCTTTGGTGTCGGATGTAACCAGCGAAGTTCGTGCCCGCGAAATCGCGCAAAAAGCAAGCGATCAGAAATCATGGTTGGTCGAATTCATGAGCCATGAATTGCGAACACCGCTCAATGCCATTCTGGGATTCGCCCAATTGCTCACGATTAACGGGGGCAATGGCCTGGACGATAAGCAGGAGAAATACATCGAGAACATGATCAAGGCCGGAAACCATCAGTTGAATCTGATCAACCATGTCCTTGAACAATCCCGCAGCGATGACGGCGCCTTCAATCTTAGAGTTACCCCGATTTCTGTGCTTGAGCTCGTTACCGAAAGTGTTTCATTGGTCGACATGCTGGCCCACCAACGCGACATCACGATTTTCGTGGACGATGTCGCGGCGAACCTGACGGTCAACGGTGATGATTTCCGCGTCAAGCAATGCCTGCTGAATCTTTTAGGGAATGCGATCAAGTATAACCGAGCCGGGGGCCGGATCATGATCGGGGCCCGCAGAGTTGGTGACGGATTCATCCGAATTTGGGTCAAGGACACGGGAACTGGGGTCGCCGAATCTCATTTGGAGGAAGTGTTTACCCGTTATCACCGTACAAGCGACGCCTTATCCTCGAGGGTCGAAGGGGATGGTATCGGCCTCGCGCTCTGTAAGCAGTTGATCGAGTTGATGAACGGCCAGATCGGTGTGGACAGTGTTCTGGGAGACGGCAGCACGTTCTGGTTTGAATTGCCGGCAGTGAAGTAG
- a CDS encoding response regulator: MTTILLVDDDADLRGTLCETLEDAGFRVLAASGGHAALEIVAREAVDTAVTDIVMADGEGIEFILKAKATRPGLPVIAMSAKAMYLKDAARLGADHTLLKPFRLRQLLDLLGPAA, translated from the coding sequence ATGACGACAATTCTGCTGGTCGATGATGACGCGGACCTGCGCGGGACGCTGTGCGAAACCCTGGAAGATGCCGGGTTTCGCGTACTGGCCGCGTCGGGCGGTCATGCGGCGCTTGAGATCGTCGCGCGCGAGGCCGTCGACACCGCCGTCACCGACATTGTCATGGCCGACGGCGAAGGTATCGAGTTCATCCTGAAAGCAAAGGCGACCCGGCCCGGCCTGCCCGTGATCGCCATGTCAGCCAAGGCCATGTATCTCAAGGACGCGGCCCGGCTTGGCGCCGATCATACGCTGCTGAAACCGTTTCGCCTGCGCCAGTTGCTGGACCTGCTTGGTCCCGCCGCCTAG
- a CDS encoding LysR family transcriptional regulator, whose amino-acid sequence MKAGNQQTGARLRVVLAPDIAIGPGKADLLQGVGETGSIAAAGRDLGMSYKKAWGLIEALNAQFGTPLVTTSRGGSSRGGAELTELGHKILDQYRKMEAKTEKAIAGDLIAMRKLLPNGGE is encoded by the coding sequence ATGAAGGCAGGAAATCAGCAGACCGGGGCGCGGCTTCGCGTCGTTCTCGCCCCCGACATCGCCATCGGGCCGGGCAAGGCCGACCTGTTGCAGGGCGTCGGCGAAACCGGCTCCATCGCCGCCGCCGGGCGCGACTTGGGCATGAGCTACAAGAAAGCCTGGGGCCTGATCGAAGCCCTGAACGCGCAGTTCGGCACGCCCTTGGTCACCACCTCGCGGGGCGGCAGCTCGCGCGGAGGGGCCGAGTTGACGGAACTGGGGCACAAGATTCTCGACCAGTACCGCAAGATGGAGGCCAAGACGGAAAAGGCCATCGCCGGCGACTTGATCGCCATGCGCAAGCTGCTGCCCAACGGGGGCGAATAG
- a CDS encoding acyl-CoA/acyl-ACP dehydrogenase codes for MANEAAQVLSSDRTSLSDVLAVTKRIAEGVVRENATQIDKDCSWPEAGLRALQAAGLGGLVVDRKFGGLGHGLTALAKVCETLGRECASTAICFGMHCVGSSVIAARATDYHVQAFLRPICDGEHLTTLALSEAGTGSHFYFPQTRLTHMDEATLRIDGSKHFVTNGSHVDSYVVSVMNHDPEGLVQFSCTVLPDGTEGMTWHDPWEGFGMRGNDSRTLELNSVHLDARNLLGSEGDQIWYMFNVVAPYFLAAMSGTYLGVAADALEIVRAHLIAREFKHDGRRLSDSSVLQQRLGTLWAKTEAVRQLLYNGARLFDSGDENAVIHILSSKAEVADVATHVVNESMTMMGGSAYRDGDRLQRHLRDVRAAHVMAPTTDLLRIWTGRKLLGSALFGDE; via the coding sequence ATGGCTAATGAAGCCGCACAAGTTCTCTCATCGGACCGCACGTCCTTGAGTGATGTACTCGCCGTTACGAAACGCATCGCCGAAGGCGTGGTTCGAGAGAATGCGACGCAAATTGACAAGGATTGCTCCTGGCCGGAAGCAGGACTGAGAGCCCTGCAAGCTGCCGGATTGGGTGGATTGGTGGTTGACCGTAAATTCGGCGGTCTGGGCCACGGCCTGACGGCACTGGCAAAGGTCTGCGAAACCCTCGGGCGGGAATGCGCATCGACGGCGATCTGCTTCGGTATGCATTGCGTTGGTTCGTCTGTGATCGCGGCCCGTGCAACGGATTACCACGTGCAGGCATTCCTGCGCCCGATCTGTGATGGTGAGCATCTAACGACACTGGCGTTAAGCGAAGCCGGGACCGGATCGCATTTCTACTTTCCGCAGACCCGCCTGACTCATATGGATGAGGCGACGCTTCGCATCGACGGGAGTAAACATTTCGTAACCAATGGATCGCACGTCGATTCATACGTCGTATCCGTCATGAACCATGACCCCGAAGGACTGGTGCAGTTCTCTTGCACGGTTCTTCCCGACGGGACTGAGGGCATGACATGGCATGACCCCTGGGAAGGCTTCGGCATGCGTGGCAACGATTCCCGCACGCTTGAACTGAACAGCGTCCATTTAGACGCACGTAACCTGCTGGGATCTGAGGGCGATCAGATCTGGTACATGTTCAATGTCGTTGCGCCGTACTTTCTGGCGGCCATGTCGGGGACATATTTGGGTGTTGCTGCCGATGCCCTTGAAATCGTGCGGGCGCATTTGATTGCGCGGGAGTTCAAACACGACGGTCGCCGTTTGTCCGATTCATCTGTCTTGCAACAGCGCCTTGGCACGCTTTGGGCCAAGACCGAAGCCGTGCGTCAACTTCTGTACAACGGGGCGCGGTTGTTTGATTCGGGCGATGAGAATGCGGTTATACACATTCTGTCATCGAAGGCGGAAGTCGCCGATGTTGCAACGCATGTCGTCAACGAGTCGATGACCATGATGGGGGGAAGCGCCTATCGGGATGGTGATCGGTTGCAACGGCATTTGCGCGATGTACGCGCGGCGCATGTGATGGCGCCGACGACCGACCTGTTGCGCATTTGGACGGGCCGAAAGCTCCTGGGGAGCGCATTGTTCGGTGATGAGTAG
- a CDS encoding four-carbon acid sugar kinase family protein, with the protein MSIVLGCIADDFTGATDLANTLVKNGMRTVQVNGVPSGASLKDLGDAEAVVVALKSRTCPVHEAVTESLAALAWLKGLGTRQIFFKYCSTFDSTDIGNIGPVADALLDALDADFAIACPAFPTTGRTIYKGYLFVNDVLLSESSLKDHPLTPMRDANLVRVLSRQTDEMVGLVEHKTVRKGPAEVKAAFASLKKNGNRYAIVDALDDADLGVIGQAVADHPLVTGGSGIALGLPENYRRQGLLGAAAKAQLPNVTGPAVVIAGSCSQATRAQVARAKKLWPTHQVDPLALGDVVEAARVLADKILAGLNTGPQLIYSTADPDTVLKVQSEMGRGQAGDTVERFFGRLARNLRDGGVRRFVVAGGETSGAVVQALGVQAMRIGPEIDPGVPWTESLSLGAGGEAPLALTLKSGNFGAEDFFEKALAMLDEKAAA; encoded by the coding sequence ATGTCCATCGTATTGGGATGCATTGCCGACGATTTCACCGGCGCCACGGACCTTGCCAACACCCTGGTCAAGAACGGCATGCGCACGGTCCAGGTCAACGGCGTGCCCTCGGGCGCCAGCCTGAAGGATCTGGGCGATGCGGAAGCCGTGGTCGTGGCCTTGAAATCACGCACCTGCCCGGTGCACGAAGCCGTCACCGAATCGCTCGCCGCCCTGGCCTGGCTCAAGGGTCTGGGTACCCGGCAGATCTTCTTCAAGTACTGTTCGACCTTCGATTCCACGGACATCGGCAATATCGGCCCGGTCGCCGACGCCCTGCTGGACGCGCTCGACGCCGATTTCGCCATCGCCTGCCCGGCCTTTCCGACCACCGGGCGGACGATCTACAAGGGCTATCTGTTCGTGAACGACGTGCTGTTGTCTGAATCGAGCCTCAAGGATCACCCCCTGACCCCCATGCGCGACGCCAATCTTGTCCGCGTGCTGTCCCGGCAGACGGACGAGATGGTCGGCCTGGTCGAACACAAGACCGTGCGCAAAGGCCCGGCCGAGGTAAAAGCCGCCTTCGCGTCCCTGAAAAAGAACGGCAACCGTTATGCCATCGTCGATGCCCTGGACGACGCCGATCTGGGCGTGATCGGCCAGGCCGTGGCCGATCACCCGTTGGTCACCGGCGGCTCGGGCATTGCGCTTGGCCTGCCGGAAAACTATCGCCGCCAGGGCCTGTTGGGGGCCGCCGCCAAGGCGCAATTACCGAATGTCACCGGCCCCGCCGTGGTCATTGCCGGAAGCTGCTCACAAGCCACCCGTGCGCAGGTCGCGCGGGCGAAAAAGCTGTGGCCGACCCATCAGGTCGATCCCCTGGCCCTCGGCGACGTGGTCGAGGCGGCGCGCGTGTTGGCCGACAAGATATTGGCCGGCCTCAATACCGGACCGCAGCTGATCTATTCCACCGCTGACCCGGATACGGTGCTGAAGGTGCAGTCGGAAATGGGCCGCGGTCAGGCGGGTGATACGGTCGAACGGTTCTTCGGACGGCTGGCGCGCAACCTGCGCGACGGCGGCGTGCGGCGCTTCGTCGTCGCCGGCGGTGAAACGTCGGGCGCCGTGGTTCAGGCGCTGGGCGTACAGGCCATGCGCATCGGCCCGGAAATCGACCCGGGCGTGCCCTGGACGGAAAGCCTGTCCCTAGGCGCTGGCGGCGAGGCGCCCCTGGCGCTCACCCTCAAGTCCGGCAACTTCGGGGCCGAGGACTTTTTCGAAAAAGCGCTGGCCATGCTCGACGAAAAGGCCGCCGCATGA
- a CDS encoding acyl-CoA dehydrogenase family protein produces MDFNLTLEVDETRQAIRRFVADHILPLEADPTSFDDHENIRLDLLDELRAKAKSEGLWALSMPTARGGRGFDTVGMAACYEEMNRSIFGPVVFNAAAPDDGNMFVLNKVATDAQKEQWLQPIIDGAVRSSIIMTEPAPGAGSDPSGMMRTRAEKKGDTWVVHGRKWFITGAGVADHFILLARTSDDARRNLTAFLFHKDQPGWEIVRRIPIMGPEEHGGHCELTFDGLEIPDENRLMGVGEGMKCVQIRLGTARLTHCMRWLGLAKRSLEIADEYISEREAFGTRLADRESVQLLLGDAAKEIQIGRLLTMHAAWTLDQGSRARAEVSTAKVQVADTLHKCVDTAVQLCGARGYSKDTVLEWIYRYARQARLVDGASEVHKMVLAGQFREQGLDYWHWG; encoded by the coding sequence ATGGATTTCAATCTGACCCTGGAAGTGGACGAAACCCGGCAGGCCATCCGCCGATTCGTCGCCGACCACATCCTTCCGCTGGAAGCCGACCCGACCAGTTTCGACGACCACGAGAACATTCGCCTGGATCTGCTGGACGAGCTGCGCGCCAAGGCGAAAAGCGAAGGGCTTTGGGCGCTTTCCATGCCGACGGCGCGCGGCGGACGTGGCTTCGACACGGTCGGCATGGCTGCGTGCTACGAGGAAATGAACCGTTCCATCTTCGGGCCCGTGGTGTTCAACGCCGCCGCCCCCGACGACGGCAACATGTTCGTCCTCAACAAGGTCGCAACGGACGCGCAGAAGGAACAATGGTTGCAGCCGATCATCGACGGCGCCGTGCGGTCCTCGATCATCATGACGGAACCGGCACCGGGCGCCGGGTCCGACCCGTCGGGCATGATGCGCACGCGGGCGGAAAAGAAAGGCGACACATGGGTCGTCCACGGCCGCAAATGGTTCATCACCGGGGCCGGCGTGGCCGACCATTTCATTCTGCTGGCACGCACGTCCGACGACGCGCGGCGCAACCTGACCGCCTTCCTGTTCCACAAGGATCAGCCGGGCTGGGAAATCGTGCGCCGCATCCCGATCATGGGGCCGGAAGAACACGGCGGCCATTGCGAACTGACCTTCGACGGCCTGGAAATCCCCGACGAAAACCGACTGATGGGCGTCGGCGAAGGCATGAAATGCGTACAGATCAGGCTTGGCACCGCGCGACTGACCCATTGCATGCGCTGGCTGGGTCTGGCCAAACGGTCGCTGGAAATCGCCGATGAATACATCTCCGAACGGGAAGCCTTCGGCACCCGCCTGGCCGACCGGGAAAGCGTGCAGTTGCTTTTGGGCGACGCGGCCAAGGAAATCCAGATCGGCCGCCTGTTGACCATGCATGCTGCCTGGACCCTCGACCAGGGCAGCCGGGCCCGGGCCGAGGTTTCGACCGCCAAGGTCCAGGTCGCCGACACCCTGCACAAATGCGTCGATACGGCCGTGCAGTTGTGCGGCGCCCGTGGCTATTCCAAGGACACGGTTCTGGAATGGATCTACCGCTACGCCCGCCAGGCGCGCCTGGTCGATGGTGCTTCCGAGGTTCACAAGATGGTTCTGGCCGGCCAGTTCCGCGAACAGGGCCTTGATTACTGGCACTGGGGCTGA
- a CDS encoding VOC family protein, which translates to MTTPPLTLGAHHIGLTVPDLDQTKAFFEEALGFQQVGEVPDYPAVFVSDGTIMLTLWRAENPDTATPFDRRKNIGLHHLALKVADFAALDAVYERVSTWPGVETECAPCPVRPQSPARHFLCIIPGGLRFEFFAPPQ; encoded by the coding sequence ATGACCACGCCCCCGCTCACCCTCGGCGCCCATCACATCGGCCTGACCGTTCCCGACCTCGACCAGACCAAGGCTTTCTTTGAAGAAGCGCTCGGCTTTCAACAGGTGGGGGAGGTTCCCGATTATCCGGCGGTGTTCGTTTCGGACGGCACAATCATGCTGACCCTGTGGCGGGCGGAAAATCCGGACACCGCCACCCCCTTCGACCGCCGGAAGAACATCGGCCTGCATCACCTGGCCCTGAAGGTCGCGGATTTCGCGGCGCTGGACGCCGTTTACGAACGGGTCAGCACCTGGCCCGGTGTCGAGACCGAGTGCGCGCCCTGCCCGGTGCGGCCGCAATCCCCGGCGCGGCATTTTCTTTGCATCATTCCGGGCGGGCTGCGTTTCGAATTCTTCGCCCCGCCTCAATAA